The nucleotide window TTGCATTCCTTACTCGAGCGAGGCGATGGCTTCGATTTCGATGCCGACGCCTTTGGGGAGGGCAGCGACTTCGATGGCGCTTCGAGCTGGCGGCTCGTCGTCGAAGTAGCTGGCGTAGGCCTCGTTCATCGCGTCGAAGTCGTCGATGTCGTCGAGGAAAACGGTGACTTTGAGGATGTCTGCGGAGGTCGCCCCGGCCTCGTCGAGAACGGCATCGAGATTGTAAAGTGCCTGTTCAGTCTGGACGTCGATCGGTTCGTCGTCGAGGAGGTCACCGTCGGCCGTCAGTGGGATTTGGCCGGCGGTAAACACCAGCGAGTCGTCGGTCGTCGCCTGACTGTAGGCACCGACTGCGGCAGGTGCGTCGTCGGTCTGGATGATCCGTTTCATATTCCACTCCTCGGCGCGCCCGGGCTTAAAACGAGGCGATACCGCTACGCGAGGATGTCGACCGGGTAGCCGGCGTCGCGGAGATCGGAGAGGAACGCGTCAACGTGGTCGGGGCCGCGCATCTCGAGTTCGATCTCGACTTCGGTATCGCTCATCTCGACTTCGCGGGAGGTCCGGTCGTGGTGAATCGCGTAGATGTTCGCCTGATGGGCGGTGAAGATCTCGAGGAGGTCCTCGAGTGCGCCCGGACGGTCTTTCAGCACCGTCCGAATCTTGAGATAGCGGCCGGTCTCGACGAGCCCGCGGACGATGACGTTCGTCAGCGTGTTGAGGTCGATGTTGCCGCCACAGAGGGCGGCAACGATCGTCTCGTCGTCGTCGTAGTCGAACTGCTCGAAGAGCACCGCCGCAAGCGGCACCGCACCAGCGCCTTCGACGAGCGTCTTCGACCGCTCGAGGAGATAGACCAGCGCGACGGCGATCTCGGGATCGGAGACGGTGACGACCTCGTCGACGTACTGCTGGATGTAGGGGAACGTCTGCTCACCGATACTGCGTGTCGCGATCCCATCCGCGATGGTGTCGACCCCCTCGAGCGAGACGCGTTCGCCTTTCTCGAGGGAGGCTGCGGCGCTCGAGGCTCCGTCGGCCTGCACGCCGATGACGCGCGTGTCGGGTTTTTGCGCCTTGATCGCCGTAGCGATCCCGCTGATGAGGCCGCCACCGCCGATGGGGACGACGACGGTCTCGACGTCCGGGCAGTCATCGAGGATCTCGAGCCCGATCGTTCCCTGCCCGGCCATCACGTCCTCGTCGTCGAAGGCGTGGACGTAGGTACGGTCTTCCTCGCGTTCGATTTCGTGGGCACGCTCGGCGGCTTCGTTGTAGTCTCGCCCCGCGAGGACGACCTTTGCACCGTAGCTTTTCGTCGCTTTGACTTTTGAGATCGGTGCGTGTTCGGGCATCACGATCTTCGAGTCGACGCCCGCTCGCGTCGCCGCGAGCGCAACGCCCTGTGCGTGATTACCCGCACTCGCGGTGACGACGCCCGCCTCTTTCTGTGTCTCCGAAAGCGTCGCGATCCGGTTCGTCGCGCCGCGGATCTTGAACGCCCCCGTTCGCTGGAAGTTCTCCAGTTTCAGGTGGACGTCGGCACCGGTCATCGCTGAGTACGTGTGCGAGTGTTCGAGCGGTGTGTGTCGAGATGTCTCACGCACCCGCTCGCGTGCCTCGAGAATGTCGGCAAGTTCGAGCATACGCCCGACTACTCGGCTGGTGTTGTAAGACTGTCGGGGACTGGTCAGCCAGACGGCCCAGCCCACACCGAGTCCCGCGACAGGACTGTGTTGCCGATCGGCAACACGACAGGGAATACAGGAATGCACGGCGTGTGACGTGCGAGTGTAGAAGGGAACGCGTAGCATATAAAGCTCATGGCTCCAGGGTGAAAGTGAAAACGCAAGACGTGAGGGCTGTTTTCGGGATGTCCGACGCTTGTCTGCCGGACGTCATTCGGTACGTCGTAACACGGCGTTCGATCGCTCGAGTGCCGTGCGGACGGCTACCCGAAACGACGGCGCGTCGGGCCACGACGCATCGCGCTCGAGGCCGAGTCGTGCCGGATCACCAACGTACACCTGCACGGATCGCTGTTCCATGTCCGGCACCGAAACCCGCGCGTACAGTCCGCGATCGACGCCCTCGTAGCGATCGAGTCGCTCGAGTGCGGAGTCGTCGACGGCGAGCAGTCGTCCCTCGACATGCCCACCGGGTACGAGCGTCGGATACCGGCCGTCGACGCGGTGGAATCCCTCGAGGACGGCGTCACCTCGAAACTCGTACGCTCCGGGACCGTTGCCCAGAAGCCGCTCGACCCGCTCCGGCTCGGTCAGCGTTCCGTACACGAAGACCAGCACAGCCGAATGTTCGGGTGCGGTCGCCTTGGCCGTACTGCCCACTGACTTCGATTCCGGTGGTGCAGTCGACGCCCGCTCGAGAACGGACAGTACCGCGTTCCGGTGAGGGAACGGCAAACAGAACGGAAAAACGGTATCGGCCTATGAAGCCGGCCGAAACGGCGTTATCGGTCCGAGATCGGAACGAACGTTTCGTCTTCTGGGCCGGTGTAACGTGCGCGTGGGCGGATGAGTCGGTTGTCTTCCTGATACTCGAGGACGTGGCCGACCCAGCCACCGGCACGGCTCATCGCGAAGATCGGGGTGTACATATCGATCGGGATGCCGAGCTGGTAGTAGACCGAGCCCGAGTAGAAGTCGACGTTCGGGGCGATGCCTT belongs to Natronorubrum aibiense and includes:
- a CDS encoding Rid family detoxifying hydrolase, with protein sequence MKRIIQTDDAPAAVGAYSQATTDDSLVFTAGQIPLTADGDLLDDEPIDVQTEQALYNLDAVLDEAGATSADILKVTVFLDDIDDFDAMNEAYASYFDDEPPARSAIEVAALPKGVGIEIEAIASLE
- the ilvA gene encoding threonine ammonia-lyase, encoding MLELADILEARERVRETSRHTPLEHSHTYSAMTGADVHLKLENFQRTGAFKIRGATNRIATLSETQKEAGVVTASAGNHAQGVALAATRAGVDSKIVMPEHAPISKVKATKSYGAKVVLAGRDYNEAAERAHEIEREEDRTYVHAFDDEDVMAGQGTIGLEILDDCPDVETVVVPIGGGGLISGIATAIKAQKPDTRVIGVQADGASSAAASLEKGERVSLEGVDTIADGIATRSIGEQTFPYIQQYVDEVVTVSDPEIAVALVYLLERSKTLVEGAGAVPLAAVLFEQFDYDDDETIVAALCGGNIDLNTLTNVIVRGLVETGRYLKIRTVLKDRPGALEDLLEIFTAHQANIYAIHHDRTSREVEMSDTEVEIELEMRGPDHVDAFLSDLRDAGYPVDILA
- a CDS encoding gamma-glutamylcyclotransferase family protein — translated: MLVFVYGTLTEPERVERLLGNGPGAYEFRGDAVLEGFHRVDGRYPTLVPGGHVEGRLLAVDDSALERLDRYEGVDRGLYARVSVPDMEQRSVQVYVGDPARLGLERDASWPDAPSFRVAVRTALERSNAVLRRTE